The sequence ACTGCCAGACGACCGCCACGGCGACCGTGGGGATGACCCACGGCAACACGATCCACGTCCGCGCGGCGCGCGACCAGCGGCTGCTGCGCTGCAGCAGCAACGCCGTCGAGAACGCGAGGATCGTCTGCACGATCATGTTGACGGCGAGCCAGATGCCCGATCGGCCGAGCGCCTCCCAGAAGGCGCCGTCGCCCAGCACCTTGGCATAGGTGTCGAACCCGACGAAGTCGGAGGGGCTGCCGATGGTTCGCTGATCCTGGAAGCTCGTGATCACCGCGTTGACGAGTGGGAACGCGATGACGAGCGCCATGATGATGACGATCGGAGCGATGAGCGCGTAGCCCAGGATGCGTTCACCCGAGCTCTGCCGCATCTTTGGAGCGGGAGCCGACGAGGGGCGGCGCTGACGGGTCTCCGCCAGCGCCGCCGGACGGCTCGTTACCGAGCTGGTCATCGTCAGTCGATCGCCGCCTGCATCTGCTCCTGGGCCCAGGCTGCCGCCTCTTCGGCCGTCATGCCGTTGACGTACATCTGCTGCACGGCCTGCGCCAGGAAGTTCTGGCCCGAGATCTCGCCGATGGTGTCGATGTACTGGCCGTCGACGAAGCCGAACAGCTCGCCGGTCTCCGACTGCTCCAGCATGGCGTCCACGCACTCGGCGTAGGTCGTCAGGACCTCGTTGGAGCGCCACTGCTCGAGCTCGGCACCATCGCTCGTGACGGGGAGGAAGAGGCCCGGCTCGGCGTTCAGGAAGTCGCCGTAGTTCTCGGGCTCGAGGAGCCACTCGAGGAACTCGCCGGCGCCCGCCTGCTTCGCCTCGTCGTCGCTCAGCACCATGGCGCCGTTGGAGTAGTAGATGCTGCCGGGCTGACCACCGTCGTCGGCGACCGGGATGGGTGCGCAGCCGAGCTGCGACGGGTCCAGTCCGGACTCCTCGGCGAACGGGGCCAGGTACTGGCCCTTCTCGATGGCCATGGCCGCCGCGCCGCTGTTCAGCGCGGCCTGCGGCTCTCCCCACGCGTAGTTCGCGGAGTCGGTGGGGGAGAACTGCAGCAGCTCCTTGTAGACCTCGAAGGCCGCGACCGTCTCGGGCGTGTCGATGTCGACCTGGCCGTCCTCCGTGAAGAAGTTGGCGGCGCCGCCCGTGATCATCAGGCTGTAGAGCACCTGGTCGGTGGCGAGGTTTTTCCCGGCGGGCAGCGCGATGCCGCTGGTGCCGTCGGTGGTGAGCGCCTCCGCCGCGGCGACGAGCTCGCTCCAGGTGGTGGGCGCCTCGATGCCGGCCGCAGCGAGCTTGTCCTCGCGGTACCAGAGCATCTGCACCATGCCGTAGAGCGGGACGGCCCAGTACTCGTCATCGTCCTGGTACGGCGCCTTGGCGGCGTCGATCAGCCCGTAGTCGCTGTCGAGCGTGTCGACGACGTCGGTCACGGGCTGTCCGAGGCCGAGGTTGCGCACGTACGTGGCGAAGTCGGGGATCGCGAACAGGATGTCGGGCTGCTTGCCCGACTGCGCCGCGCCGGCGATCTTCGTGTACACCTGGTCCCAGTCCTGCACCTGGACGGTGACGGGGTACTCGGGGTCGGTCTCGTTGTACTTCTCGGCCAGCGACTCGAAGGCGGCCACGCGGTTGGGCGTGCCCTCCATGTGCCAGAGCACGAGCTCCTGGTCTCCGCCGCTGTCCGACTCTCCGGTGCCGCCTGAACACGCGGTGAGGGCGAGCATCGCCGCCGCTCCGAGTGCCACAGCCGTAATTGCTTTAGATCGCATCTCACAACTTTCTGGTTGATGGGGACGCCACTCGACGGTGAGAATGGCGCGGGGGCGGGAGCTTTTCGGCTCCGCCTGGGCAACGCTGGAGCGACCATAGCACGAACCGCTCTAGAGCAATATAGGCTGTGCTACATAACAAACGTGTTTCGCACACTTCCACGTTTCCTGAACAATTGCCGGAGACGACACCGACCGACGATGGGGCGCTGAATGGTCCAACCCAAGTACCTGGAGATCCTCGAAGCGCTTCGCAGCCGCTGTTCGAGCCTGCCGATCGGCGCCAAGCTCGCCCCCGAGCGCGCGCTCGCGGAGGAGTTCGGGGTCAGCGTGATGACGGTGCGTCATTCGCTCGGGCGGCTCGTCACCGAGGGCTGGGTGAAGAAGTCGCCGGGCAGCGGCAGCTATGTGAGCCGGCCGACGATCTCGATGGGCCCCACGCTCACGTCGTTCACGCAGGACATGCGCCAGCGCGGCTTCACACCGAGCTCGCGGGTCATGCGCGCCGAGACCATCACGCCGGACGTGGAGACCATCGGCATGCTCGACCTCAGACCGGGGGAGTCCGCGGTGCTGGTCGAACGGCTGCGGTACGCCGACAATGAGCCGATGTGTCACGAGATGAGCGTGTTCCCGCCCCAGCTCGCGCCTGCACTGCTCGGCACCGATCTGTCCGGCTCGATCCACGAGCGCCTCGCCGAGCACGGCACCACGCCCGTGTCGACCGAGCGCGTCGTGCGCGCCGTGCTCGCGTCGAACCGGGAGAGCGAGCTGCTGCAGTTGCCCCGGGGGTACCCGGCGCTCGAGATCGTGGACACGTTCTTCGACAACCTGGGCCGCCCCATGCAGTACGTGCGTTCGCGCTACCGATTCGACCGGTACGAGGTGCGCACCGACATCAATCGCGGGTGACGGCGCCCGGTTCATGACGACCTCACCGGGCTCGACCCCACGGGCATCATGCGGCCGGCAGGGCCGGCGCCTTGGCGCCGTGGCCCGTGAGCATCAGGACGACGGGTCCGTCGTCGTCGAGTCCGCCCGAGGCATCCGCCCCGTGTACGCCTGGAATCGCGGCCGCGCCGCTGCCGACCGCGGCGAGCGCCGTGGCCGCGGAGGGCTCCACCCAGATACCGGATGCCGCGAGTCGGCGGGTCGCCTCGACGATGGACTCCTCGTCCACGGCCACGACCGCGCCACCGGTGCGTTCCACCGCGGCGACGGTGAGGTCGCCGTGGGACTCGTAGCCGGTGAGCCGATCGGCGATCGCCGTCGCGAGCGTGGGGCCGCCCGCTGCCGGGGTCGCCCCGCCACCAGCGCCCGGCGAGCCGTGTCGGCGTACCCACGCCGCGTGGATGGGCGCGACGCGAGCAGCCTGCACGCCCACGAGCGCCGCTGGCCGGGGTGCGCGGCCGACCGCCACGGCGTCGGCGAATCCGCGTTCGATCCCGCGGAGCAGCGGACCCGCGCCGATCGGCACGATCACGGCACTCGGCGCGCGACCCAGCTGTTCGATGAGCTCGAACGCGATGGATCGGTAGCCTTCGGCGAGCAGAGGATTCCGGTAGGTCGTCGACACGTTCATCCAGCCCTCGCCCTCGAGGGCCCGGGCTCGGGCGTACGCGGCGCTGTAATCGCCCGGGATCTCCTGGACCTCGGCGCCGAGGGCGCGGCACGCATCCAGCTTCTTCGCCGCCTGCGACTCGGAGCCCACGAGGACCGTGCACGACAACCCGGCCGCCGCAGCGTAGGTGGCCGCGGAGACGGCCGCGTTCCCCGTCGAGGCGACCACGAGGCCGTGCAGGCCGCGGTCGACGGCCGCGGAGGCGCCGACCGCCATCGCGCGATCTTTGAACGACAGCGACGGATTGAGGGACTCGAGCTTGGCGAAGACCGGCCGGGGCCCGGCGCGGACGAACGACAGCGGCACGAGCGGCGTGTCGCCTTCGCCGAGCGAGACCCGTGTCTCGGTACGGGGCAGGAGCGCGGGGAATCGCCAAGGCCCGCGGGCGCCCAGGCCGGCGGGGCCGAGATCGCCGGCCGTCACGGCCGCCGCGTCGACGAGGACGGGTCCGCCGCAGCGGGCGCAGTCGTACCGGAGGGCTCGGTCGGCGTCGCCGCAGAGCGCGCACACGAACCGATGCTCGCGGGTGCCGCCGTTCGTCGTCACCGTCACGCGCCTGCCTTTCGATAGATTGTGGAAGGCCATTCTGAAAGCTACGATCACGTTTGACAAGTCGATCGTCCAAGTCGATCGACGGCCACCGGACGGCGACATGCGTCCGCGGCCCCGATGAGGAGACTTCATGGACGTGCTCGATCTCACCCGCGAACTCGTCGCCATCGACTCGCAGAATCCCGGCCCGCAGGAGCCCGAGATCGTCGCGTACGTCGCGCGATGGGCGGACGAGCGCGGATTCGACGCACGAGTGCTCGAACCTGTCAGCGGGCGGCCGAACCTCGTCGTCACGGTCGACCGCGGAGGGCAGGGCCACCTCGGCCTGTCCGGTCATCTCGACACCAAGCCGATCGGCGATGCGCGTGCCGAGTGGCACACGCCGCCGCTGGAGCTCACCGTGGTGGGCGACGACGCCTTCGGCCTGGGCAGCACCGACATGAAGGGCGGCGTGGCCGCCATGATGCGTGCGCTCGAGGATTTCGCCGCGGGCGGGCGGGCTGCGGCCGCGGGCGTGGGCGCGGACGCGAGCGAGCCCGGCCGGGTCTCGCTCGTGCTCACGGCCGACGAGGAGCAGGGCTCCGACGCGGGCGCGAAGGCGCTCGCCGCCGAGGGCCTGCTTCCCGGCCTCGATGACATCGTGATCGGCGAGCCCAGCGGCATCACCGACCCATGGGAGGCCGTCTACCTCGTCTCCAGGGGCATCTGCTGCTTCCACATCGACGTGCTCGCACGCCAGGGCCACAGCGGGCTCTCGCACACGCTCGGTCGCAACGCCACCCTGCACGCGGCCGACCTGCTGCACGCGTTCGAGTCGTTCGTGCCCACGGTGGACGCCCCCGGCGAGGTGGCGTGCGCGCCGACCGTCAATCCCGGCATGTTCATCACCGGCGGCGTGAGCTTCGGCACCTGGCCCGGCCACTGCCGGGTGAGCATGGAGGTGCGGCTGGTGCCCGGCATGAGCCGGGAGACGCTGCACCGTGAGGTCGAAGAGCTCGTGCGTGCGACCCTCCCGGCCGACGTCGACTTCCGCATCAGCTACCTCGAGAGCGGGCAGGGCTGGATGCCCGCCGTCGAGCTGTCCCCGACGACGGCGGTCGCCCGTGCCGCGCAGTCGGCGGCCGAGTCCGTGCTCGGCAAGCCGGTCCCGTTCGCGGCGTTCCCCGGCGGCACCGATGCGACCTACTTCATGGGCCAGGGCGGCATCCCCACGATCGCGAGCCTCGGGCCAGGGTGGATCAGTGTCGCGCACGGCGCCAACGAGAAGGTCGGCGTCACGCAGCTGCGCCAGGCGCACCGCCTCTACAGCACCCTCATCGACCGGTATTTCGACCTTCGGAGACAGGAACGCGCATGACCCGGATCGCCCACACCAGCGAGACCCTCCCGAACCCCGCGGGACCGTACAGTCACGTGATCGACTGCGGGTCGTTCGTGGTCACCGCCGGGTTCGGCCCCCAGGACCCGGCGACCGGACTCGTGCCCGACGGCATCGAGGCGCAGACCGAACAGGTCATCAGCAACGTCGAGACCGCGCTCGGCCTCGTCGGGCTCACGCTCGCCGACGTCGTGAAGTCGACCGTGCACCTCGAGCACCTCGATCGCGACTTCGCGGCCTACAACGGCGTGTACGAGCGGCGCTTCCCGGCACCGTACCCGGTGCGCACGACCGTGGGCAGCACGCTCGCGAACATCCTGGTCGAGATCGACGTGATGGCGGTGCGGCCGCTCGCGGGAGTCGCCGCGGACCCGACGGACATCGTGACGGATGCCTCGGCGGCAGGTACGCCCGCGGCATGAGCGCCGTCCGGCTGGGGGAGTATGTCTGGCTCGTCGGAACCCCCGACGAGCAGAGCCCGGCGTTCACGAGCCCGTACGACAGCAATCAGTACCTCCTCTGGACCGGTACGAGGGGCGTGCTCATCGACGCCGGGACCGGCCTCGCCGCCGACGCCTGGTACGCGAACGTGGCGGCCGTGGCCGATCCCGGGGCGATCGACGTGGTGCTCGTCACGCACTACCACGGCGACCATGCCGGCGGCGCGGCCGCGGCGGCCGCGTACGGATGGACCATCGCCGCGGACGAGGTCACCGCGAACGCCCTCGCCGCAGGCGACGAGACGGTGACCCAGGTCGCGCGGGCCCGGGAGCTCGGGATCTACCCGCCGGAGTTCTCCTTGACCGCTCACGCACCAGAGCGGGTCCTCGGCGACGGTGAGCAGATCGATCTCCCCGGCATCCGCGTCACGAGCATCGCCGCCCCCGGGCACTGCGACGGACACGTGGTCTTCCTCGTCGAAGGGACCGCGGGCCGCGCGCTGTTCACGGGGGATGTGCTCTTCGCGGGAGGCCTCGTGAGCCTGCAGGCCATCCCCGACTGCCGCCTCGACCGGTACGCCGAGAGCGTCATCGCGCTTGCCGCACTCGGCGTCGATCAGCTCTTCCCCGGTCACGGCCGGCCGGTGCTCCACGATGCCGGCACCGAGGTCCGCGCCGCCGCGGCGTCGTTCGAGCGTCTGATCCCGCCGCGCAACGTGCTCAATCCGTGAGCACGGCCTCCGGCTGACCGCTCTCGAGCGATCGGATCATCGCCTCGGCCGTGGCGACGCTCCAGAGCGCCTCGCGGTGCGGCATCCGCTCGTTGGGGAGCGTTCCGGAGAACACCGCGAGCGCGTGCTCGACTTCCTCGCGGAGCGCGCCGCCGATGCGGCCGTTCCGTTCCGGCCAGAGCGAGAGGTCCGGCGCGAAGACACCCTGCTCGTTCCACTCGACGAGGGCGTCGTTGATCAGGCGCTGCGTGATCGTGCCGCTCGAGCCGATGAGCTCGGCCGCGCCCGCGATCGTCCCGTCCAGTGCCAGTGCACCGGCCAGGGACTGCGGCCCGCGATCCGGCACGCTCCACGCGGACTCGATCGTGACCGTGCGACCCGAGGCGAAGCGGAGCAGGGCGGACATCGACGCGGGGAACCCGGTGGCGTCGTCGGCCACCTGCAGGGCGTACACCGACTGCGGGCACTCGCGCGTGAAGAAGATGGCGAGGTCGATGTCGTGGATGCAGGACTCCCAGGCGGGGTGCACGCGGTGCCCGAAGGCGGCCAGCCAGCTCCGGGTGAAGTCACGGCGGAGTCGCACGCTCCAGAGGTCGCCGAGCCGGCCCGCGTCGAGCGCCTCCCGCATGTACGCATACGGCTGCGCGAAGCGCGAGATGTGCCCGGCGACGAGGTGCAGTCCGGCGCGCTCGGCGGCTGCGATGCTTCGGGCCGCCTCGGCAGTGTGCAGCGAGAACGGCTTCTCGACGAACGCGTGACAGCCGTGCTCGATGGCCTGGTCCGTGAGGCGGGTGTGCGAGGCCTCGTCGCTCGCCACGATCACCGCGTCCACGCCACCGTCCTGGAGCACGACGCCGAGGTCCGTGCCGTGGCGGTCCGAACCGTGCGCGGCGGCGAGCGCACGCGACCGTTCGCCGTCGGCGTCGACCGCCGCCACGATCTCGGCACCGGCCTCACTCCAGGCTCGGGCGTGCAGGGTGCCGAACCGGCCTGCGCCGGCGATGGCGATGCGGAGCGTCATCTCAGTCCTGTCCGTTCGTCGTGCCCGGCCAGTCGGTGATGTGTCCGAGGGCCTCCGAGATGCGGCCGGCGCTGCGGCGGACGAGGGCGCCCAACTCGGCCACGCGCGCAGGCTCGAACCGCTCGGTCGGGATCGACAGGCTGATCGCGGCGACGGGCGAGCCGTTCTCGTCGAAGACGGGCGCTCCGAGGCAGCTGACCCACGGCTCGTTCTCGCCCAGGTCGCGGCTGAACCCGTCCTGGCGGGTGCGCGCGAGCTCTGCGTGCAGGGCGTCGGCGTCGATGTGCCTGCCCAGCTGGGTCGCCGTGGAGGCGATGACGGCGTCGACGACCTCGGCGGGCGAGTGGGCGAGGATCGCCCGACCCACCGCGGTGGTGACGGCCGGCGCGGTGCCGCCGATTCGTGAGACGACGCCCACCGAACGCGTGCTGTCGAGCTTGTCGACGTAGACGATGTGCGGGTTGGCGAGGGTGCCCAGGTGGCAGGCCTCATCGGTCGCATCGCGGAGCTCGGCGAGCACCGGGAGGGCCTCGACCCGGAAGTCGAGGCCGCCGAGGAAGCCGCGCGCGAGGATGAGCGTTCCCGGCCCGAGCGCCTGGCGTCCGTCTGGCGTCTCCCGCGTGAGCCGGTGAGCCCTGAGCGTGCCGATCATCCGGTGGACCGTCGTCAGCGTGAGGCCCGTCTGCCGCGCGAGATCGGCCAGGCTGAGCCCGCCGGGGTGCGCCGCGAGCTCGAACAGGATCGTCGTCGCGCGATCCATCGCGCGCAGCCCTTCGGGGCCGCGGCGCTTGGGATCGTCCGCGTGCTGGGTCATGCTGGCCTCTCGTCGGCGACGTCGAACGTCGTGGTTCCGGAATGCCCTTCCAGTTTATCCGTCAGCCGGGCCCGAGCGGCGCGGTATCAGAGTCGGATGAATCCACCCGTCGCCGTTCGTTCATCGGGCCATCGCCCAGATGCCGAACACGGTTCAATCGCGGACGCTCGGATGTCGCACGTACGTCTTCCCCCGATGGCCACCGACCGCACCCCGCCGGACCAGGCCAGAAAAGATGACCATGATTCGCGCGCGCGCTCGTTCCCGCTGGTTCTCCCTGTTCGTCACCGCCACCGTCGGCACGGCACTCATCGCGACGGGTGGGCTGGCGTCCGTGGCCGCGGCCGTCGAGCTCGGGCTCGACGGCGACGGCTCGACCCGGTCGCCGTATCAGATCGGCTCCGCCGCCGATCTTCGCGTCGCAGCGGACGCGATCAACTCCGATCCGGCCGGCTTCGCCGGTGCGACCTACCGGCTGACGGCCGACATCGACTTCAGCGGTGAGACCTTCGCCGGCATCGACACGTTCCGGGGCGTGTTCGACGGTGCGGGACACGTCATCCGCGACATCGTGTACGGGCCGAGCGCCACGGGCGGGAGCACCGGCGGACGACTCGGGTTCTTCAGGTCGGTCACGGATGCGACGGTCCGAAACCTCACGCTCGACGGCATCGTCGCCGACAGCGGGAGTCGCACCGACTGGGTGTCCGGGCTCACCGTCCTTGCCACCCGCTCGACGATCACGGGCAACACGGTCTCGGGTGCGACCCTCACGGCCGCGAGCGGTGAGAAGGCGGCGGGCCTGATCGCGGAGATGGACGGCGGCGTCACGTCGGACAACCGGGTACAGGCTGACATCACGGCGAACAAGATGGCCGGTGGCGTGGCGTCGTACTCGAAGAACAGCGTCACGATCTCGAACAACCTGGTCGAAGCCGACCTCACCGTGGTCGTCGACGGCCAGGGCGGCACGCGCGGGGTCGACGCCGCCATGATCGCGAACTACCCGGGCAACCCCAGTGGCGATTCCCGGTTCACCGGGAACGTCGCCTACGCCGGATCCATCGACTACCGGGGTGCCGTCGACGGCTTCGCCGGTCGCATCGTCGGGTACACCGGTTACGGCGGGTGGACCGCGACCGACAACCTCGCCAACAGCGCGATCACGGTCGGCGGATCGACCGTCACCGGTCCGGGCACCAAGAACCAGCACGGCGAGGACCGCACGGCCGAGCAGCTCGCCGAGCGTTCGACCTACGAGGCGCTCGGCTGGGACTTCGCCTCAGCGTGGCGGTTTGACGACGTGCTCGGGCACCCCGTGCCGTCCTACACCTACGCGCTGCTCGGCGACGGGACCCCCGAGGTGCCGTTCGAGATCGGCAGCGAGGAGGACCTCGAGTTCCTCGCGGCGCAGCTGAACGCCGGCAACCCCCGGTACACGGGGGAGAAGACGTACGCGCTCACGACCGATCTCGACTTCGCCGACCGGGCGGAGTGGCCCGGCATCGACCGCTTCGAGGGGGTGCTCGAAGGCAACGGACGCCGGATCGCGAACCTCGTGTACGGCCCCGGCGGCGCAGGCGCGCAGCTCGGATTCATCCGTCAGTTGCATGAGGCCACGGTGCGCGACCTCGTGCTCGACGGCGTCACGGCAGACCAGGGCACCGGAACGCAGTTCGTCGCCGGCCTCGCCGTCGTCTCGACCCGTTCGACCATCACCGGCACCTCGGTGATCGATGCGCACCTGCGCGGACCGGCCGCAGAGAAGGTCAGCGGGCTCGTGGCCGAGATGGACGGCGGCCTCGTGTCCGGTAACTGGACGAAGGTGAGCGCCTCGGCCGACCGGATGCCCGGCGGCCTGGTCTCGTACTCGAAGAACGGCGCCGTCATCTCGGAGAACCTCGTCGAGGCCGAGCTCACGGTCGGCCGCACCGGGGGCACACGAGGCGACAACGCCGGTTTCGTGATCTCGTACCCCGGCAATCCGGGCAACGGGTCGAGCTTCACCGGAAATGTCGCGTACGCGGGTTCGATCGCGTACGGCGGCCGCGTCGACGGCTTCGCCGGCCGCATCGTCGGGTACACCGACCTCGGCGGGTGGACCGCGACCGACAACGTCGGCAACGCCGCGATCACGATCGGCGGGTCGCCGGTGACCGGCCCGGGCGTCAAGAACCAGCACGGTGCAGATCGCACAGGCGAGCAGCTCGCCGACCGGTCGACGTACGAGGGGCTCGGGTGGGACTTCGGGGAGAACTGGCGGTGGGACGACGCGCTCGGGCACCCCGTGCCGCGATTCATCCTGCCCGGCGAGCTCCCCAACCGCGTCACGACGACGTTCCACGGCGACGGTGCGACCGCGCGCGCCTTCACCTGGTACTCGACGCTGGTCACGGACACGGCAGTCGTGCGCCTCAGCACCGACCGCGAGTTCCCCGAGGGGGCTTCGACGGTCGATCACGGGGCAACGGCCGACACCAGCCGTCACGGCGAGCGTCTCTACCGTGCGGTGGTGCAGGACCTCGCACCCGGCACCCGGTATCACTACCGGCTGGGCGACCCCGTCAACGGGGTGTGGAGCACGACGGGGTCGTTCGTCACCGCCGGCACCGACGAGGACTTCACCTTCATCGGCCTGACCGACACGCAGTCGCAGAACCTCGCCGAGGCACAGCTGTCGGCCGCGACCATGTCGAAGGCGTTCGCCGCCGTGCCGGAGGCGGAGTTCATGGTGCACAGCGGCGACCTCGTCGAGCAGGGCGCACGCGAGCAGGACTGGATCGACCTGCTCGGCTCCGCACGCGACACGCTGCTGAACACCACGATCGCGCCCGCCGCCGGCAATCACGAGGAGGCGGATGACTCGTTCACGGACCATTTCACGCTCGAGGCCCCGAACGGCCAGGACACCCGTCGCGGCGCGTATTACTCGTTCGGCTACAACGATGCGCACTTCATGGTGCTCAACACCAACGAGGACGGCGCCACCAACCAGCAGGGCGCCCAGGCGATCTCCGACGCGCAGGTCGAGTGGCTGCGGCAGGACGCTCTCGCCGCGCGCGAGGCCGGCGCGAAGTGGCTCGTCCTGTCGCTGCACAAGGGGCCGTACACGACCGCGAACCACCTCGACGACTGGGATGTCGTCGCCATGCGGAAGGTGCTCATGCCGGTCATCGACGAGGTCGGCGTCGACCTGGTGCTGCAGGGCCACGACCACGTCATGAGCCGGACCAAGGTGCTCGGGTACGACCCGGAGGGCATCGAGCAGGCACGCGTGGTCGAGACGACGAAGTACACGGAGATCATCAACGGCAAGCGCATCGAGTACAACGTCGACCCCGATGGCACCATCTTCCTGCTGCCGAACACCGCCGGGGCCAAGCACTACGCACAGAAGGGCAGCGCGCGCGGCTTCGACCTCGAGCAGTACCTCCAGCTCTTCGACCGCACGGGCGCACAGGCGACCGAGAACTTCGTCGCGGTACGGGTGACGGACGACCAGCTCACGGTCGACGTGTACGACATCCGGAACCAGTCCAGCCCGCGCGTGTTCGAGAGCTTCGGCATCGACCGCTCCCTCGCCCCGGTCGAGGCCTCGATCTCGGGGCTGCCGGCGCTCGACGAGCTGACCCTGTCCGATGAGGTCGCGGTCGGCGCGGCGCGCGAGGCCGTCGATGCGCTGCGACCCGGGCAG is a genomic window of Agromyces protaetiae containing:
- a CDS encoding ABC transporter substrate-binding protein codes for the protein MALGAAAMLALTACSGGTGESDSGGDQELVLWHMEGTPNRVAAFESLAEKYNETDPEYPVTVQVQDWDQVYTKIAGAAQSGKQPDILFAIPDFATYVRNLGLGQPVTDVVDTLDSDYGLIDAAKAPYQDDDEYWAVPLYGMVQMLWYREDKLAAAGIEAPTTWSELVAAAEALTTDGTSGIALPAGKNLATDQVLYSLMITGGAANFFTEDGQVDIDTPETVAAFEVYKELLQFSPTDSANYAWGEPQAALNSGAAAMAIEKGQYLAPFAEESGLDPSQLGCAPIPVADDGGQPGSIYYSNGAMVLSDDEAKQAGAGEFLEWLLEPENYGDFLNAEPGLFLPVTSDGAELEQWRSNEVLTTYAECVDAMLEQSETGELFGFVDGQYIDTIGEISGQNFLAQAVQQMYVNGMTAEEAAAWAQEQMQAAID
- a CDS encoding GntR family transcriptional regulator — its product is MVQPKYLEILEALRSRCSSLPIGAKLAPERALAEEFGVSVMTVRHSLGRLVTEGWVKKSPGSGSYVSRPTISMGPTLTSFTQDMRQRGFTPSSRVMRAETITPDVETIGMLDLRPGESAVLVERLRYADNEPMCHEMSVFPPQLAPALLGTDLSGSIHERLAEHGTTPVSTERVVRAVLASNRESELLQLPRGYPALEIVDTFFDNLGRPMQYVRSRYRFDRYEVRTDINRG
- a CDS encoding threonine synthase, which encodes MTVTTNGGTREHRFVCALCGDADRALRYDCARCGGPVLVDAAAVTAGDLGPAGLGARGPWRFPALLPRTETRVSLGEGDTPLVPLSFVRAGPRPVFAKLESLNPSLSFKDRAMAVGASAAVDRGLHGLVVASTGNAAVSAATYAAAAGLSCTVLVGSESQAAKKLDACRALGAEVQEIPGDYSAAYARARALEGEGWMNVSTTYRNPLLAEGYRSIAFELIEQLGRAPSAVIVPIGAGPLLRGIERGFADAVAVGRAPRPAALVGVQAARVAPIHAAWVRRHGSPGAGGGATPAAGGPTLATAIADRLTGYESHGDLTVAAVERTGGAVVAVDEESIVEATRRLAASGIWVEPSAATALAAVGSGAAAIPGVHGADASGGLDDDGPVVLMLTGHGAKAPALPAA
- a CDS encoding M20 family metallopeptidase, whose protein sequence is MDVLDLTRELVAIDSQNPGPQEPEIVAYVARWADERGFDARVLEPVSGRPNLVVTVDRGGQGHLGLSGHLDTKPIGDARAEWHTPPLELTVVGDDAFGLGSTDMKGGVAAMMRALEDFAAGGRAAAAGVGADASEPGRVSLVLTADEEQGSDAGAKALAAEGLLPGLDDIVIGEPSGITDPWEAVYLVSRGICCFHIDVLARQGHSGLSHTLGRNATLHAADLLHAFESFVPTVDAPGEVACAPTVNPGMFITGGVSFGTWPGHCRVSMEVRLVPGMSRETLHREVEELVRATLPADVDFRISYLESGQGWMPAVELSPTTAVARAAQSAAESVLGKPVPFAAFPGGTDATYFMGQGGIPTIASLGPGWISVAHGANEKVGVTQLRQAHRLYSTLIDRYFDLRRQERA
- a CDS encoding RidA family protein; translation: MTRIAHTSETLPNPAGPYSHVIDCGSFVVTAGFGPQDPATGLVPDGIEAQTEQVISNVETALGLVGLTLADVVKSTVHLEHLDRDFAAYNGVYERRFPAPYPVRTTVGSTLANILVEIDVMAVRPLAGVAADPTDIVTDASAAGTPAA
- a CDS encoding MBL fold metallo-hydrolase; protein product: MSAVRLGEYVWLVGTPDEQSPAFTSPYDSNQYLLWTGTRGVLIDAGTGLAADAWYANVAAVADPGAIDVVLVTHYHGDHAGGAAAAAAYGWTIAADEVTANALAAGDETVTQVARARELGIYPPEFSLTAHAPERVLGDGEQIDLPGIRVTSIAAPGHCDGHVVFLVEGTAGRALFTGDVLFAGGLVSLQAIPDCRLDRYAESVIALAALGVDQLFPGHGRPVLHDAGTEVRAAAASFERLIPPRNVLNP
- a CDS encoding Gfo/Idh/MocA family protein, translating into MTLRIAIAGAGRFGTLHARAWSEAGAEIVAAVDADGERSRALAAAHGSDRHGTDLGVVLQDGGVDAVIVASDEASHTRLTDQAIEHGCHAFVEKPFSLHTAEAARSIAAAERAGLHLVAGHISRFAQPYAYMREALDAGRLGDLWSVRLRRDFTRSWLAAFGHRVHPAWESCIHDIDLAIFFTRECPQSVYALQVADDATGFPASMSALLRFASGRTVTIESAWSVPDRGPQSLAGALALDGTIAGAAELIGSSGTITQRLINDALVEWNEQGVFAPDLSLWPERNGRIGGALREEVEHALAVFSGTLPNERMPHREALWSVATAEAMIRSLESGQPEAVLTD
- a CDS encoding IclR family transcriptional regulator, whose translation is MTQHADDPKRRGPEGLRAMDRATTILFELAAHPGGLSLADLARQTGLTLTTVHRMIGTLRAHRLTRETPDGRQALGPGTLILARGFLGGLDFRVEALPVLAELRDATDEACHLGTLANPHIVYVDKLDSTRSVGVVSRIGGTAPAVTTAVGRAILAHSPAEVVDAVIASTATQLGRHIDADALHAELARTRQDGFSRDLGENEPWVSCLGAPVFDENGSPVAAISLSIPTERFEPARVAELGALVRRSAGRISEALGHITDWPGTTNGQD